The genomic interval GGGATTTAGGGGTTCTTGGTTTTGATTGAACTTTTACAAAAGTTAAGCCTTTTTATTCACCTTTTTAGCAAAAAGGTGATCCTAATTTCCAGCGATGAAGTCGCAGGATCTTTTTATAATAACTCAAACAGATAATGAATTTCATTAAAATTATTTTATATGATTATATACAAATCCTTTTATAATTATATGATAAGTATTTATAATGAACTGTGGTAAGTCAAGTTTTAGTCAAATTTTCTCTGGACTAATTTCAAAATAGATTATATTCTATAAATTTAATAAATTAAGGAGATAAATGAACTGGATACATAGAAATTCTCCACGGGGATTTGAAGATCTTTCACTGGCTGAAATGAAAAAGGCAAACCTAAAACAAGTTTCGAACAGGTATTTTCATGGCGATAATTTCAATCTGGGAAATAGTGCATACGGACAATTCACAATAAAAGAATTATCCAGAGGCTTCTCTCCTGAAGAGGCTATAAAAAATATTAAAGATGAAATTCCTTCTCCATACAGAATGGAAAAATTTGCAGATAAAAAAAGAAAGGGCTCTACCACCTTTGCTCTCTTAGCTGAAAAATATCATGGTGGAGATATCTGTGCTGTAAACCCAAAATCAATTATCTTGGTTTTTACTCCAAATAATAGTTTATGGATAACTGGTTATGTAACTGAAAAGAAAAATAGTTTAGTTCAAAAATTACAAGATTTACCTGAAAGAACATGCACATCTTTGACATCGAAGGCTGCTCTGGCTATGGTTAATATTTCTGGATCAGAAGCACTTGTTGATCCCTGTTGTGGAACAGGAATGATTCCTTTGGCTTCAAAACTTTTAGGTAGAGAAACGTATGCTGCTGATAATAATTTAAATATGCTAAGAATGGCAAGAGGTAATAGAGATTCATTGGGAATTGATTTAGAAATTTTAAAAAAAGATGCTCTTGAGCCATGGGTGGAAGGTTGTTGTCTGGTAACAGATTTTCCTGCTGATAGAGCATGGAATTCGACTACAGAGGATTTATCTCTTGTTCTTTTCAATATTTGGATTCCTCATATTAAGAGCTTTTGCGTAATATTTCCTAATCAAATTTTAAAGAAATTACCAAAGAATATCAGTATAGATCAGAAGATAAAGTTTACTGCCAATAGAACAATAGTTGTGGGTAAGGTTTTATAGATTAATGAATAATTCAATAAAGATTAACTAAAACTTATAAAAAAGGAGTTAAAATGAAAATTCTATATATTGTTCTAACTATTTCATCATTATTTGCAAAACCAGATGATTGGGTATGGACCAACACAGGAGAGAATCATGCAATTTTCGTTTTAAAGGATACTAAATTTGAAGGTATTTTAGCAGAAAATGGAGACTACCTTGGAGTTTTTTTTAAGGATAACGATAAAGAAAAATGTTGCGGATTTTTAGAGTATAAAATTGATGAAAATTTGGGGTTTACAGTTTGGGGTGATAATCCTGATACTGTAGAAAAGGATGGTTTACAGTTAAATGAAGATTTTATCTGGAAATTATGGAAAAAAGATGATGATAAAATTTATAATCTTGATGTTAAGTATAAACAGAAAGACAAATTGTTTACAGATAATGGAAATTACGTTAAAGACGGAATTTCTGGTGTTGCTGAATTTTATAAAATTGATTTAGAAAAATAATGGATATAAATTGAGTAATTTAGATAAAATAGTTGAAAATATTCCTATTGATCCAGGATTCATGGATATGGAAAGATATTATCATTCGGCTGTATTGGTTCCCGTAGTTTCAATTGGTGGTAAAGAGCATATTTTGTTTGAAAAAAGAGCAATGGGTATAAGGCAGGAAGGCGAAGTATGTTTTCCTGGTGGGGGAGTGGATTATGGTGAAGATCTCTATGCTGCCGTAATTCGAGAATGTTTTGAAGAACTTGGAATTTTGAAAGAAAATATTGAAATTATCAAACAATTACCTAAAATTTTAAATCCAATGGCAGGTGCATATGTAGAACCTGTTTTAGGTAGAATTAGAAATTATTCAGAATCCCATCTAAAGATTAATATAAGTGAAGTAAGTAAGGTTTTTACCGTTCCATTGGAGTATTTTATCAATAATCCCCCTGAAGTGTATTATGTGTCGACATTGTCTTCTCCATTCGAAGAGCATGATGATTCTGATAAGATTATCTTTCCTGCAAAGGAGCTAAACCTACCAAAAATTTATCATAATAGATGGGCTGTAAGAAAGCACAAGGTCTTCGTGTGGAAGACCGATGAAGTAATTTGGGGGTTAACTGCCAAAATTATTAAGAGACTTGTCGAATATTTTAGGTAGTTTTATTTTTGTTAGGAATTAGATAATTGAAATTA from Candidatus Delongbacteria bacterium carries:
- a CDS encoding CoA pyrophosphatase, which gives rise to MSNLDKIVENIPIDPGFMDMERYYHSAVLVPVVSIGGKEHILFEKRAMGIRQEGEVCFPGGGVDYGEDLYAAVIRECFEELGILKENIEIIKQLPKILNPMAGAYVEPVLGRIRNYSESHLKINISEVSKVFTVPLEYFINNPPEVYYVSTLSSPFEEHDDSDKIIFPAKELNLPKIYHNRWAVRKHKVFVWKTDEVIWGLTAKIIKRLVEYFR